In the Advenella kashmirensis WT001 genome, one interval contains:
- a CDS encoding helix-turn-helix domain-containing protein: MTKKHRSDAYAAIHETMESLHNVGAINKQTMREFDETCLTPALPMAPESIRALREREHLSQPIFALYLNVSKNLVSDWERGIKKPGGPALRLLSIVEKHGIEAIA, encoded by the coding sequence ATGACAAAGAAACACCGAAGTGACGCCTATGCAGCCATCCACGAAACAATGGAGTCGCTACACAACGTCGGCGCCATCAACAAACAGACCATGCGGGAATTCGACGAAACCTGCCTGACACCGGCGCTACCAATGGCGCCTGAAAGCATACGTGCCCTGCGCGAACGGGAACACTTGTCGCAGCCCATCTTTGCACTTTATCTTAATGTCAGCAAAAACCTTGTCTCCGACTGGGAGCGTGGCATCAAGAAACCGGGTGGACCTGCGCTGCGTCTATTGAGCATAGTAGAAAAACACGGTATTGAGGCTATCGCCTAA
- a CDS encoding type II toxin-antitoxin system RelE/ParE family toxin, producing the protein MVFAPSLQYRIAERAFFVYGFSKNNRDNIDDDEEAAFKKAAGYVLGLSDSDLAELIDQKQFTEVHDHDKETPK; encoded by the coding sequence GTGGTTTTCGCACCATCATTGCAGTACCGCATTGCAGAGCGCGCTTTCTTCGTGTATGGATTTTCTAAGAACAACCGCGACAATATCGACGATGATGAAGAGGCCGCGTTCAAGAAAGCGGCAGGATATGTGCTGGGGCTTTCAGATTCTGATCTGGCCGAGCTGATCGATCAAAAGCAATTTACGGAGGTACATGATCATGACAAAGAAACACCGAAGTGA
- a CDS encoding type II toxin-antitoxin system RelE/ParE family toxin has protein sequence MRVFKNAWFDRFARKHGITDEALLDAIARVKRGLIDADLGAGVLKQRVARPGQGRSSGFRTIIAVPHCRARFLRVWIF, from the coding sequence ATGAGGGTTTTCAAAAACGCGTGGTTTGATCGTTTTGCTCGAAAACACGGCATTACAGACGAAGCGCTCTTGGACGCCATTGCCCGCGTAAAGCGTGGGTTAATCGACGCCGATTTAGGGGCAGGCGTCCTCAAGCAGCGTGTAGCACGGCCTGGTCAGGGCAGGTCCAGTGGTTTTCGCACCATCATTGCAGTACCGCATTGCAGAGCGCGCTTTCTTCGTGTATGGATTTTCTAA
- a CDS encoding PQQ-binding-like beta-propeller repeat protein — translation MNAIAALLTLLSGLALAVGGGWLLSLGGSIYYVAAGIVLLITAFLLFKRRPFALVLYAAFLIGTAVWAFFESGYDWWPLAARLGFFLILGLILLLPGVARPQRSRLESDRRMAANETTNSKAVLAVITVVIAIGTLGSIFNPTHEIEGTLPDAVVSAEPDMGNNAHTGDSDWHAYGRTGYGQRYSPLDQITPDNVSKLKLAWSYQTGDVKLEGDTNEFTYQATPIKVGNTLYLCTPHNWAIALDADTGEKKWEYKADVVADGQRQHQTCRGLSYWAGDGAATGAAASTTAGEAATATTDNGQATAATSATPAPALLRLRQSPIPAPLAAPVCFCQPPQPS, via the coding sequence ATGAACGCCATCGCGGCATTACTCACGCTACTATCCGGCCTGGCACTTGCCGTCGGAGGCGGCTGGCTGTTGTCACTTGGAGGCAGCATCTATTATGTGGCTGCGGGTATCGTCCTGCTGATCACGGCATTTCTTCTGTTCAAACGCCGCCCTTTTGCACTCGTGCTATACGCAGCCTTCCTGATCGGCACGGCCGTGTGGGCGTTTTTCGAATCCGGCTATGACTGGTGGCCGCTGGCAGCCCGCCTGGGTTTTTTCCTGATTCTCGGCCTGATCCTGCTGTTGCCCGGCGTGGCTCGCCCGCAGCGCAGCCGTCTTGAATCCGACCGCCGCATGGCCGCCAACGAGACGACCAATTCCAAGGCCGTACTCGCCGTTATCACAGTCGTGATTGCCATTGGCACACTGGGCAGCATCTTCAATCCCACCCATGAAATCGAGGGAACCCTGCCCGATGCAGTCGTGAGTGCTGAGCCGGACATGGGCAACAACGCCCATACCGGCGATAGCGACTGGCACGCCTATGGCCGCACGGGCTACGGCCAGCGCTACTCGCCGCTGGACCAGATTACACCGGATAACGTCAGCAAGCTGAAACTGGCCTGGTCCTATCAGACCGGCGACGTCAAGCTCGAAGGCGATACCAACGAGTTTACCTACCAGGCAACGCCGATCAAGGTAGGCAATACGCTTTATCTGTGCACGCCGCATAACTGGGCGATCGCACTGGACGCCGATACCGGCGAGAAAAAGTGGGAGTACAAGGCCGATGTAGTGGCCGATGGCCAGCGTCAACACCAAACCTGCCGCGGCCTGTCTTACTGGGCCGGTGATGGTGCCGCAACCGGCGCTGCCGCGTCCACAACAGCAGGCGAGGCCGCCACGGCAACCACCGACAATGGCCAGGCCACTGCGGCAACAAGTGCAACACCCGCTCCCGCCCTGCTGCGCCTGCGACAGTCGCCGATACCGGCGCCGCTTGCAGCACCCGTCTGTTTTTGCCAACCGCCACAGCCAAGCTGA
- a CDS encoding outer membrane protein assembly factor BamB family protein: MPTATAKLIALDPQTGEVCKDFANNGELDLTHNMPFKQHGYYYSTSPPVIADGKIVVAGAVNDNYDINSPSGVIRAYDVRTGQLLWNWDSGNPDDTAPFDPNNPDQKYTASSPNSWSVGSVDEKLGLVYFPMGNRTPDQLGQYRNEHEEKYATSVVALDLNNGQAKWVHQFIHHDLWDMDSPAQPSLMDINTAAGVVPSMVVPTKQGDIFVLDRRTGEAVLPVREVQAPQGTIEGEHSAPTQPESALNFKPDPLTEGKMWGGTPFDQLWCRIQFKSLRYEGQYTPPSLQGTIVYPGNFGAFNWGGVAVDPKRQVMFGMPLQLAFVSQLVPKEELGKDVQMNVGEQGVNSNEGAPYAVNMHPFLSPLGVPCQQPPWGFVAGVDLRTGQTAWKHKNGTIRDLSPLPLPITMGVPGIGGPMITGSGVVFMGAAVDDYLRAYDLTTGKVLWNARLPAGGQATPMTYLNSKNEQMVVLVAGGHGSVGTKLGDYVMAYKLAQ; encoded by the coding sequence TTGCCAACCGCCACAGCCAAGCTGATCGCACTGGATCCGCAAACAGGCGAAGTCTGCAAGGATTTTGCCAATAACGGCGAACTGGATCTGACGCACAATATGCCCTTCAAGCAGCACGGATATTATTACTCCACTTCACCACCGGTGATTGCCGATGGCAAGATCGTGGTCGCGGGTGCAGTCAATGACAACTATGATATCAACTCGCCCTCCGGCGTGATCCGCGCCTATGACGTTCGCACTGGCCAGTTGTTGTGGAACTGGGATTCGGGCAACCCTGATGATACCGCCCCGTTTGATCCGAACAACCCGGATCAGAAATATACGGCGAGCTCGCCCAACAGCTGGTCTGTGGGCAGTGTCGACGAAAAACTGGGCCTGGTATATTTCCCCATGGGCAACCGCACGCCAGATCAACTGGGGCAGTACCGCAACGAGCATGAGGAAAAATATGCTACGTCTGTAGTCGCTCTGGATCTGAACAACGGCCAGGCCAAGTGGGTTCACCAGTTCATTCACCACGACCTGTGGGACATGGACTCGCCTGCCCAGCCCAGCCTGATGGACATCAACACCGCCGCGGGCGTGGTGCCGTCAATGGTCGTGCCCACCAAGCAGGGTGATATTTTCGTTCTGGACCGTCGTACTGGCGAAGCCGTATTGCCGGTACGCGAAGTGCAGGCGCCACAAGGTACGATTGAAGGCGAGCACAGCGCGCCGACTCAACCGGAATCGGCATTGAACTTCAAACCCGATCCCCTGACCGAAGGCAAAATGTGGGGCGGCACGCCGTTTGATCAGCTGTGGTGCCGCATCCAGTTCAAATCGCTGCGCTATGAAGGCCAGTACACACCGCCCTCGCTGCAGGGAACGATTGTGTATCCAGGCAACTTCGGCGCCTTTAACTGGGGCGGGGTCGCGGTCGATCCGAAACGCCAGGTTATGTTCGGCATGCCCCTGCAACTGGCGTTCGTGTCCCAGCTTGTACCCAAGGAAGAACTGGGTAAAGACGTACAGATGAACGTGGGCGAACAGGGCGTTAACAGCAATGAGGGTGCGCCGTATGCAGTCAATATGCATCCGTTCCTGTCGCCGCTGGGTGTGCCTTGCCAGCAACCGCCATGGGGCTTTGTGGCCGGGGTAGATCTGCGTACTGGCCAGACGGCATGGAAACACAAAAACGGTACCATTCGCGACCTGTCACCACTGCCACTGCCCATAACCATGGGTGTACCGGGCATTGGCGGCCCGATGATCACCGGCTCCGGCGTGGTCTTCATGGGCGCTGCCGTAGATGATTATCTGCGGGCCTACGATCTGACGACCGGCAAGGTACTGTGGAACGCCCGGCTGCCAGCTGGCGGACAGGCAACTCCCATGACCTATCTAAACAGTAAAAACGAGCAGATGGTCGTACTGGTTGCCGGCGGTCACGGTTCGGTCGGCACCAAACTGGGCGACTACGTCATGGCTTACAAACTGGCGCAGTAA
- a CDS encoding IclR family transcriptional regulator, producing MIGKTSDANPSRYSAPALEKGMAILEVLSESTQGCTMNELSARLGRSVSEIFRMVIVLEKLGYIAADASDRYTLTLRLFHLAHRHYPVRQLTECALPLLQELAVRSQQSCHMSIYRQGRLVIIAQVDSPARWSLSLKLGTEMGLGDTSSGQVLLAFCDDQERERMLQTHVPTDGELLLPEEQLRRQLAKVRKAGYSVMKSRQIQGVTNIAAPVRNEHGQVIAAINVPHIARIDALHTPSADAIRPMLLDAAERISRRLGLE from the coding sequence ATGATTGGAAAGACCTCGGACGCCAACCCATCGCGTTATTCGGCCCCCGCGCTGGAAAAAGGGATGGCCATTCTTGAAGTGCTGAGCGAGAGCACCCAGGGCTGCACCATGAATGAATTGAGCGCCCGGCTTGGACGCTCGGTGAGTGAAATATTCCGCATGGTGATTGTGCTGGAAAAGCTCGGCTATATTGCCGCCGATGCCAGCGATCGCTACACACTGACGCTACGGCTATTTCATCTGGCCCACCGGCACTATCCTGTTCGTCAGCTGACCGAATGTGCCTTGCCCCTGTTGCAGGAGCTGGCCGTGCGCAGCCAGCAATCCTGTCATATGAGCATTTACCGCCAGGGTAGGCTGGTGATCATTGCCCAGGTGGACAGTCCGGCCAGATGGTCGCTCAGCCTGAAACTGGGAACCGAAATGGGCTTGGGCGATACCTCGTCCGGACAGGTGCTGCTGGCCTTCTGCGACGACCAGGAACGCGAGCGCATGCTGCAGACTCATGTTCCCACGGACGGCGAACTCCTCTTGCCGGAGGAACAATTACGCCGGCAACTGGCCAAGGTCAGGAAAGCGGGATATTCGGTTATGAAAAGCCGACAGATCCAGGGCGTGACCAATATCGCCGCACCTGTGCGCAACGAGCACGGACAAGTCATTGCTGCTATCAACGTGCCGCACATCGCCCGTATCGATGCCTTGCATACGCCCTCGGCGGACGCCATACGCCCCATGCTGCTGGATGCAGCGGAACGCATTTCGCGCCGGCTGGGGCTTGAATAA
- a CDS encoding SDR family oxidoreductase — MGQRLAGKTVLITAAGQGIGRATAELFVSEGAKVYATDINEALLAELKGCETRKLDVTKPEQIAALHKEIGAVDALFNCAGYVHDGNILGCEPKDWAFSFDLNVTSMYYMIRTFLPGMLEKKQGSIINMASAASSVKGVPNRFVYGTTKAAVIGLTKAVAADYVGQGIRCNAICPGTVESPSLKDRIAGQAKKYGTSEDEMRANFVSRQPIGRVGRPEEIAYLALYLASDESIYTTGTTQIIDGGWSL, encoded by the coding sequence ATGGGACAGCGTCTGGCAGGAAAAACCGTACTTATCACCGCAGCAGGCCAGGGCATAGGCCGGGCAACAGCGGAACTGTTCGTCAGTGAAGGCGCCAAAGTGTATGCCACAGACATTAACGAGGCATTGCTGGCCGAGCTCAAGGGTTGCGAAACGCGCAAGCTGGATGTGACCAAACCAGAACAGATTGCCGCGCTGCACAAGGAAATTGGCGCCGTGGATGCCCTGTTCAATTGCGCCGGGTATGTGCATGACGGCAATATTCTGGGATGCGAGCCTAAAGATTGGGCGTTTTCCTTTGATCTGAATGTGACTTCCATGTATTACATGATTCGCACCTTCCTGCCCGGTATGCTGGAGAAAAAACAGGGCTCCATCATCAATATGGCCTCTGCGGCATCCAGCGTCAAAGGCGTGCCCAACCGCTTTGTCTACGGTACGACCAAAGCAGCGGTGATCGGGCTGACCAAGGCGGTAGCAGCCGACTACGTCGGCCAGGGTATTCGTTGCAATGCCATTTGCCCGGGCACCGTGGAATCGCCGTCACTGAAGGACCGCATTGCCGGTCAGGCCAAAAAATATGGCACGTCTGAAGACGAGATGCGCGCTAACTTTGTCTCGCGCCAGCCTATCGGCCGCGTCGGCCGTCCTGAAGAAATTGCTTATCTTGCCTTGTACCTTGCGTCCGATGAGTCCATTTACACGACCGGCACCACACAGATTATTGATGGCGGCTGGTCGCTATAA
- a CDS encoding branched-chain amino acid ABC transporter permease: protein MNRQLLALLVFALALAFLPALGIYPIFVMKILCYALFACAFNLLLGYVGLLSFGHAAFFGGAAYAAGHAIKVWGLTPELGILFGVIIAALLGLIVGWLAIRRSGIYFTMITLAMSQMVFFYFLQAPFTGGEDGLQGVPRGKLFGMIDLSNDLNLYYLVIVIFLIGYFICWRTVKSPFGQVLHAIKENEPRTVSLGYDVEKFKLLAFVLSAGLAGLAGATKTLVFVSATLSDAMWQMSGTVVLMTLIGGVGTFTGPVIGALIVVFIENKIGDIGRMLASSTGIQWFQTLGESVTIVMGLIFILCVMAFRKGIVGELLALLPANRKKH from the coding sequence CTGCCTGCTTTGGGTATCTATCCGATTTTCGTCATGAAAATCCTGTGTTATGCGCTGTTTGCCTGCGCCTTCAATCTTCTGCTGGGTTACGTGGGCCTGCTGTCCTTTGGTCATGCCGCCTTCTTTGGCGGTGCCGCCTACGCTGCCGGCCACGCCATCAAGGTCTGGGGCCTGACGCCGGAACTGGGTATTCTTTTTGGCGTCATCATTGCAGCCCTGCTGGGATTGATTGTGGGCTGGCTGGCCATCCGGCGCAGCGGCATCTATTTCACCATGATTACGCTTGCCATGTCGCAGATGGTTTTCTTCTATTTTCTGCAGGCCCCCTTTACCGGCGGCGAAGACGGCCTGCAAGGCGTACCGCGTGGCAAGCTGTTCGGCATGATTGACCTGAGCAACGATCTGAATCTGTACTATTTGGTGATTGTCATTTTCCTGATTGGTTACTTCATCTGCTGGCGCACCGTGAAGTCGCCTTTTGGTCAGGTGCTGCACGCGATCAAGGAAAATGAACCACGCACCGTTTCACTGGGATATGACGTCGAAAAGTTCAAGCTGCTGGCCTTCGTGTTGTCTGCGGGCCTGGCCGGGCTGGCCGGCGCCACCAAGACCCTGGTGTTTGTTTCAGCAACGCTGTCTGACGCCATGTGGCAGATGTCGGGCACGGTTGTACTCATGACCCTGATCGGCGGTGTGGGCACCTTTACCGGACCGGTGATCGGTGCGCTGATTGTGGTGTTCATTGAGAACAAAATCGGCGATATCGGACGCATGCTGGCCAGTTCAACCGGCATTCAGTGGTTCCAGACGCTGGGCGAGTCGGTCACTATTGTCATGGGGCTGATTTTCATTCTGTGCGTTATGGCGTTTCGCAAAGGGATTGTCGGTGAGCTGCTGGCCCTGCTGCCGGCAAATCGGAAGAAGCACTAG